From Nocardioides faecalis:
CCAGGGCCGCCATGACCTCGACCCGGGCGCTGGCCAGCGCGGTCAGCGGGGCGTAGAGCCGGGTCAGCAGCAGCGCCAGCGTGACGACCTCGCCGGCGTCCAGGGTGCCGGAGATGGCCAGGGAGCCGCCCACGCCGTACACGACGGCGATGGCCAGCGCCGAGACCAGCGTGAGCGCGGTGACGAAGGTGGTCTGCACCATCGCGGTGCGGACCCCGATCTGGGCCACCCGGCGGGCGCGGCTGGCGAACTCCGCCGACTCGGCCTCGGGGCGTCCGAACAGCTTGACCAGCGTGGCGCCCGGCGCGGAGAACCGCTCGGACATCTGGGTGCTCATCGCCGCGTTGTGGTCGGCCGCCTCGCGCTGGATGTCGGCCAGGCGCCGCCCCATCCGCCGGGCGGGCACCACGAACACGGGCAGCAGCACCAGCGCGAGCAGGGTCACCTGCCACGAGATCCCGATCATCACCACCAGCGTCAGCGCGAGGGTGACGAAGTTGCCCACCACGCCGGAGAGCGTCGAGCTGAACGCGCGCTGCGCGCCGATCACGTCATTGTTGAGCCGGCTGACCAGGGCGCCGGTGTGGGTGCGGGAGAAGAACGCCACCGGCATCGTCTGCACGTGGTCGAAGACGGCGGTGCGCAGGTCGAGGATGAGGCCCTCGCCGATCCGCGAGGACAGCCACCTCCCGGCCAGGCCGGCGGCGGCGTCGGCGACCGCGAGGGCGGCGATGATGAGCGCGAGCCGGACCACCACCGGACGGCCCTCGCCGTCCACGATCGCGTTGACGACGCCACCGGCGAGCACGGGCGTGGCCACGGCCAGCGCCGCACCCACCACGCTGAGCACCACGAAGCCGATGAGCTTGGCCCGGTGCGGACGGGCGAACGCGAGGATCCGGCGGGCCAGCGCGACGTCGAAGGACCGCTTCCCGCTCGGTCCGTGCGCGCTGCGGTACACCTGGTTCCAGGCGATCGACTCCATGCTCATGTCCTCGACGGTAGAACCTCAGGTGCGGTGGAGGACAAGCGGCGTCGTCCGGCTTCCACACCGCGCCCGACGCTGCCAGGATGAACGTGTCCCGGATCACAGGAGGACCGGATGCGCACCCTGATCAGCACCCACTTCATGTCGCTCGACGGTGTCGTCGAGGCTCCCGGTGGCGAGCCGGGCCACCGCAGCTCCGGCTGGACCTTCGCCGACCTGCCCTTCGTCGAGGACGCCTACGAGATCAAGGGCCGCGAGCAGGAGGAGGCCACGGCGATGCTGCTCGGCCGCCTCAGCTACGAGGCCTTCGCCCCGATCTGGCCGTCGATGACGGCGGAGTTCCCGCGCTACAACGCGATGCCGAAGTACATCGTGTCCACCACGCTGGGCGACGACGACCTGGTCGAGAACTGGGGTGAGACCACCATCCTGCGCTCGATCGCCGACGTCGCCGCGCTCAAGGAGACCGAGGGCGGGCCGATCAGCATCCACGGCTCCGCGACCCTGG
This genomic window contains:
- a CDS encoding ABC transporter ATP-binding protein → MSMESIAWNQVYRSAHGPSGKRSFDVALARRILAFARPHRAKLIGFVVLSVVGAALAVATPVLAGGVVNAIVDGEGRPVVVRLALIIAALAVADAAAGLAGRWLSSRIGEGLILDLRTAVFDHVQTMPVAFFSRTHTGALVSRLNNDVIGAQRAFSSTLSGVVGNFVTLALTLVVMIGISWQVTLLALVLLPVFVVPARRMGRRLADIQREAADHNAAMSTQMSERFSAPGATLVKLFGRPEAESAEFASRARRVAQIGVRTAMVQTTFVTALTLVSALAIAVVYGVGGSLAISGTLDAGEVVTLALLLTRLYAPLTALASARVEVMAALVSFERVFEVLDLAPLITDAPDARELPEGPVAVEFDDVHFAYPAADKVSLASLEAVARLDTRGGEEVLHGVTLRAEPGQVVALVGSSGAGKSTLASLVPRLYDVDAGAVRLAGVDVRELSTRSVRDAIGMVTQDGHLFHDTIRGNLMLARPEAGEEELWDALRRARLADLVRSLPDGLETVVGERGYRLSGGERQRLTIARLLMKEPQVVILDEATASLDSTSEAAVQAALAEVLTGRTALVIAHRLSTIRAADLIAVVEDGRIVERGTHTELLAAGGRYEELYRTQFAEDVVPAGETGA
- a CDS encoding dihydrofolate reductase family protein, producing the protein MRTLISTHFMSLDGVVEAPGGEPGHRSSGWTFADLPFVEDAYEIKGREQEEATAMLLGRLSYEAFAPIWPSMTAEFPRYNAMPKYIVSTTLGDDDLVENWGETTILRSIADVAALKETEGGPISIHGSATLVRDLTDAGLVDRFHLLVFPLLLGAGKRLFSESDKPKQMLRLTESQGYRNGIQKLVYDVVR